One genomic region from Estrella lausannensis encodes:
- a CDS encoding FKBP-type peptidyl-prolyl cis-trans isomerase gives MSPAPQTLLAEEQAKNLAEKPEADDINISLLSEAFGHFIGRNLKSPGVTFDIDAVIKGLKNGAAGQPAPMNDQEYEMAMAKLQEKAFAALSEQNLTAAKEFLEKNAKEPGVVEIEPGKLQYQIIKPGSGEEVKPHSTPLIHYSGKYQDGTVFGSSEEVGGPITIPLDQTIPGFSKGLLGMKEGEKRKLFIHPDLGYGTMGNLPPNALLIFEIEVVKANSSDLNLQSMASDDEEKSGEKASHEGDEGNDKDDDEGSDKDDDDKDED, from the coding sequence ATGAGCCCTGCCCCTCAAACGCTGCTCGCGGAAGAACAAGCCAAGAATCTAGCAGAGAAGCCGGAAGCGGACGATATCAACATCTCCCTCCTGTCTGAAGCTTTCGGCCATTTCATCGGCCGCAACTTGAAATCCCCTGGAGTCACATTTGATATTGACGCCGTGATCAAAGGACTTAAGAATGGCGCTGCAGGACAGCCTGCGCCCATGAACGACCAAGAGTATGAAATGGCAATGGCCAAACTGCAGGAGAAAGCGTTTGCGGCTTTATCCGAGCAAAACCTGACCGCCGCCAAGGAGTTTCTTGAGAAAAACGCAAAAGAGCCGGGCGTCGTCGAAATAGAGCCGGGCAAACTGCAGTATCAAATTATAAAACCGGGCTCCGGAGAAGAGGTGAAGCCTCACTCCACACCGCTGATCCATTACAGCGGTAAATACCAGGACGGCACCGTATTCGGCTCGTCGGAAGAAGTCGGTGGTCCAATCACGATCCCCCTAGACCAGACCATCCCAGGATTTAGCAAAGGCTTACTCGGAATGAAAGAAGGAGAGAAAAGAAAACTCTTCATTCACCCGGACCTCGGCTACGGAACAATGGGTAACCTGCCTCCAAACGCCCTTCTCATTTTTGAGATTGAAGTAGTGAAAGCTAATTCATCCGACCTAAACTTACAGTCGATGGCATCTGATGATGAAGAAAAATCAGGTGAGAAAGCATCCCACGAAGGCGACGAGGGCAACGATAAGGATGACGATGAGGGTAGCGACAAAGATGACGACGACAAGGATGAAGATTAA
- a CDS encoding tRNA (cytidine(34)-2'-O)-methyltransferase, whose translation MEVILFQPEIPQNTGNIIRTCSVSGCRLVLVEPIGFSLTDRWLKRAGMDYMEEVSLSRIDDLERYLMEAQKPFTFFSSKADKIYTEFNYSQDHIFIFGSESKGLPGNLFEKWPDRFAKIPMMEGKRCLNLATSVGIAVYEAARQQGFRFSPS comes from the coding sequence ATGGAAGTTATCCTTTTTCAGCCCGAAATTCCCCAAAACACCGGCAACATCATCAGAACCTGCAGCGTCTCCGGCTGCCGCCTGGTGTTAGTTGAACCGATCGGCTTTTCCCTGACAGACCGCTGGCTTAAGCGGGCAGGCATGGACTATATGGAGGAGGTCTCCCTCAGCCGTATTGATGATCTTGAAAGGTATCTTATGGAGGCTCAAAAGCCCTTCACCTTCTTTTCAAGTAAAGCGGATAAGATTTATACCGAGTTCAACTATTCCCAAGACCACATTTTCATCTTTGGCAGCGAAAGCAAAGGCCTGCCTGGTAATCTCTTTGAAAAGTGGCCTGACCGGTTTGCAAAAATCCCCATGATGGAAGGTAAAAGATGCCTTAACCTGGCAACCTCTGTCGGAATTGCTGTCTACGAAGCTGCCCGTCAACAAGGGTTTCGCTTCTCGCCGTCATAG
- the aspS gene encoding aspartate--tRNA ligase produces MDYRRTHTCGELTEANDRETVRLSGWVHRRRDHGGLIFVDLRDRFGLTQLVLNPETIPDAHRLRSEWVITVTGNVLKRKEGMNNPKLSTGGIEVHINEMHILSQAKTPPFSISDEDVETHEDIRLKWRYLDIRRGKIASNLIKRSECMQTVRAFLAENKFLEIQTPILAKSTPEGARDYLVPSRIYPGQFYALPQSPQLFKQLFMISGMDRYFQIAQCFRDEDLRADRQPEFTQIDLEMSFETPEGLMTLMENLMKKIFEAHAGVKVETPFRRMSYQEALEKYGTDRPDLRFGMPLVSLSDIVSASSFTVFLDEIRNLGVVKGLTVKAGSKLSRKEIDDYIAFVQRLGLKGLAWMKMQDGKLQSSIAKFFPDEVLSSLAGKMEAEEGDLIFMAAGEPGRVNLSLDHLRRKLGEDLGLIDKERNEFLWVTDFPLFEWDAEENRLSAVHHPFTAPHPDDIPLLKTEPLKVRSNAYDMILNGYEIGGGSQRIHSMEVQKAIFKLLNITEEEQESRFGFFLEALEYGTPPHLGLAFGLDRIMMLLCNTTNIRDVIAFPKTQKAQDLMLECPSTVEIRQLNDLGIQIAE; encoded by the coding sequence ATGGATTACAGAAGAACCCACACATGCGGTGAATTAACAGAAGCAAACGATCGAGAAACTGTCAGGCTTTCAGGGTGGGTACACCGCAGAAGAGACCACGGCGGTTTGATCTTCGTTGACCTAAGGGACAGATTTGGACTGACGCAACTGGTTTTAAATCCTGAAACGATTCCCGACGCCCATCGCCTCAGATCCGAATGGGTCATTACAGTGACAGGCAATGTGCTTAAAAGAAAAGAGGGCATGAACAACCCTAAGTTGTCTACAGGTGGTATCGAAGTGCATATCAACGAAATGCACATCCTATCACAAGCTAAAACCCCGCCATTTTCCATCTCCGATGAAGATGTCGAAACACATGAAGACATCAGACTCAAATGGCGCTATCTTGATATACGACGAGGTAAGATTGCTTCCAATCTGATCAAAAGAAGCGAATGCATGCAAACCGTGCGTGCCTTCCTTGCGGAAAATAAATTTCTCGAAATCCAGACACCGATTCTCGCCAAGTCAACTCCCGAAGGAGCCAGGGACTACCTGGTGCCATCAAGAATCTATCCGGGACAATTTTATGCCCTTCCGCAGTCGCCGCAACTTTTCAAGCAGCTGTTCATGATTTCAGGGATGGACCGCTATTTTCAAATTGCCCAGTGCTTCAGAGACGAGGATTTAAGAGCGGACAGACAACCGGAATTTACCCAGATCGACTTGGAAATGAGTTTTGAGACCCCAGAAGGGTTGATGACTCTGATGGAAAATCTGATGAAGAAAATCTTCGAAGCCCATGCGGGAGTCAAAGTGGAAACACCTTTCCGTCGCATGAGTTACCAAGAGGCCTTGGAAAAATACGGAACCGACAGGCCCGACCTCCGCTTCGGCATGCCGCTTGTTTCACTGAGCGATATCGTCTCAGCCTCTTCCTTCACTGTGTTCCTAGACGAGATCAGAAACCTCGGTGTCGTCAAAGGCCTGACTGTGAAAGCGGGCTCTAAGCTGAGCCGTAAAGAAATAGACGACTATATAGCCTTCGTGCAGCGTCTCGGACTCAAAGGGCTTGCCTGGATGAAGATGCAAGACGGCAAACTGCAGTCGAGCATTGCAAAGTTTTTCCCTGATGAGGTTCTGTCCAGCCTAGCCGGTAAAATGGAGGCTGAAGAGGGAGACCTGATCTTCATGGCAGCAGGAGAACCGGGAAGGGTAAACCTTTCATTGGATCACCTACGAAGAAAGTTGGGAGAAGATCTGGGCCTCATCGACAAAGAGCGAAATGAATTCCTTTGGGTGACAGACTTTCCTTTATTTGAGTGGGATGCAGAAGAAAACCGTCTGTCTGCAGTGCACCACCCCTTTACCGCGCCCCACCCAGACGACATCCCCCTTCTGAAGACAGAGCCTTTGAAAGTAAGATCTAACGCCTACGATATGATCCTGAACGGATACGAGATCGGCGGCGGATCCCAGCGAATACACTCCATGGAAGTGCAAAAAGCAATTTTCAAATTGCTAAACATCACCGAAGAAGAGCAAGAGAGCAGGTTTGGCTTCTTCTTGGAAGCGCTCGAGTATGGAACGCCTCCTCACCTCGGTCTCGCGTTTGGACTCGACAGGATCATGATGCTTCTTTGCAACACAACAAATATCCGCGATGTCATCGCTTTCCCGAAAACACAGAAAGCGCAAGATCTTATGCTGGAGTGCCCATCCACAGTAGAGATACGCCAGCTTAACGATTTAGGGATCCAAATCGCGGAGTAA